The region TTCATAAAAAATACCTCAAAGCAGATGATCTAATTTTAATTAATTAGACTGCCTACTTTTGAGGCATCATATCAATTTCTGATTCACTGTTATTTTAATCTATGGCTATCGTTTAATTGCTACATACTATTTATAAATTCTCTGACATAATTTTTATAATTTAATCCACAAGTATATACAATAAAAGTTTTTTGATTTTCTGAAAAATTAACTTTTTTAGCAAAATTTATTAATTCATTATTCATTTTTTGAACAATTCTGAGTGTGAACCCAATCTATAAAGCATAAGCACAAGTACATCGTTTCTGTATTCATATACTAAAAGCCAATTAGGTTCTATATGACATTCCCTCGTTCCTTTGTAATTTCCTGATAAGTCATGATCTCTATACTTTGCTTCAAGGTTTTTACCTTGTGCAAGTAAACCTATGACTTCAAATAATTTATATAACTCTTTATTTTGCTTTTTTGCAAGTTTAAGGTCTTTTTTAAATTGAGTTGTAAATTTTATTTCGTACTTCATACTTCCAACGCTTTCTTCAAATCGTCTATATTTGAATATCCTTTGACAGTATCATCATATGCAATTTTTCTTCCTTCTTCAATCGCTCTTATAGTAAGGCTATTAGGAGTATCTAATTTTAAAGCAAAAGGAATACCATTTTCTCTAATTGTTGTTCTTAAAAATATATTGATAGCTGTTGTCATATTAAGTCCCAACTCAGAGAATATCCTTTCAGCTTGGTCTTTAATCTCTTTATCCGTTCTAATATTTAAATTTGTTGTTGTCATAATTTTAGCCTCCATTCTTATCTATATTATATTCATATTTTCGTTTAATGTCAACACATTGTCATTATTTTTGTTTTGAATTATTAATTTCTTATCCACGAATTCAATTTTGTTATTCCTTCTTTTATTTCTTTAACTAAATTATTATATTTTATTATCTCTCTATTGATATTTCCTTTTTCATTTTTCCTCCTTCAACTATTATACGGAATATGGACTAGATTTATATCCTAATTTACTTCTAATTGCTTAGGGTTATTTATCTATTTACAACTACTTTTGTGGCTTCAATTTTTTTATCTGCCCATTCAACTACGTCTTTTATAACTAGTTTTTTTGTTGCCATTATTATTTCTTCCATAAATACCTCATCTATTTTCCCATAGTTATTTACTGGAGCTTTTATTTTTTGACTCTTTATTGCCTTTTCATTAAAACTATTTCTCCCCCAACTAAAAGAACTGAAAGATTTTCTCATACAAGAAATTAGAAACAAAGCTTTATTTTCATTAAAAGATTTAATTTTTGAGTTTAATATCTTTATTTTATCACCTGTGAAATATGGCTTTTTTTGGTAAAACACTGTAGCTGTGTCTTGTCCAAAAGATATTGTGTTTCCTTCATTAAGATATTTATTGTCTTCTTGCAAATAGCCCTTAACTCCATTGTTGAAAGCTGTCCTTACTATATATGGATGCCCGCTTTCATAAATTTCTACTTTATTTGCATCAAATCTCTTTTTATATGAATTAACTTCAAATAATTCTTCTACTGCATACTCTTTCCAATCCAACTTTTCAAATTGTTCAATTGCCTTTTCTTCTTCCCCCGTTAGTTTATAATCTTTTAAGCCTGTAACAGTTAAATAAGCTTCCAGCTCGGCGACACGCTGAGCTTCCAGCTCGGCGACAAAACTTTCCATAAATTCAAAATCTATTTTTCCGTTTTTGGTTGGTAGCTTAAATTTAACTTTTTTTGCAATACTCCAATGTCTAGAATACCCTTTGTTAGGTATACACTTAGCCCACGCTGAAATTATGAATAACAAGTGATTTAAGTTATATTCTTGTAGAGGTTTAAGAACTTTAACATTGTCCATTACAGAAAAATTAGTTTTTGAAATATTAAAAGTTCTCGTGTGGTCACCAAATATTATATAAATTGGATTTTTTTCTTCAACAATATAACTTGGCTTAAGTGTTGTATAACCCATAATTCCATTGTTATCAGAAATCGAAGAATATACCGCAGTATCTCCTATTCCATCTAAATCTGTTTTTGTTAATTTAACACTTGTTGGTAATATTCTAAATAGCTGATTATATGTATATTCGCCCCACTGAACGTGTTCAAGCTTCTCATTCAGTAGGGCATCTATTTTCCCAGGTTATCATTCTCCTTGCTTGAATTTTGAATTAGGTTTGATACTTCCCACGCTAAATAATCAGCTACTGTTTTCTTAAAATCTTCTAACCTTGGCTTGATATCTATTGGTGCCGATTGATTCCAGTCTGCTCCATTTTTAGGATCTATTGTCCCCTCATAGTATTCTTTTTCTGTAAATATATTTAGTTTGGATTTACCAAAACGAACTAAGTCTACTACTTCTTGATATCTTTCCTTCGCCCTATCTGTATCTACAAGATTATTACTTGCTTTTTTTCGATTAGTTCTTGTATATCCATCATTTGAAAAATCTATGAATTTAACTATTTGATCCTTGTGATGTGGCTCGCCTACCCTAAATACATAAATGTTTGTTTGTACACTTGATTTCCCAATGAATAAGTCAACGGGCATTTTTATACTTGCAAGTAATGTGGAATGCTCTAGTATTCTTTTGTTATATTCAATTGCTTTTCCTGAACCCGCTGAGTTTTGAATGATGATAGCTCCATAACCTTTATCCATCATAGACAATGCTTTTTCTACAAATATCATTCCATTTCCCTCTGCTGAATAAGGTGGATTTAAAATAAATGATGTAGCAGGAAACTTTTCATTTTTTTGGTTAAAACTATACATTCCATCAAAATCAGTCAATGAGTTTTTATTTAAGATGTTAGAAGACCCATCTCCCATCATAATCATATTTAAAATTGCTAACATATAGACACTTGACTACATCGTTAAGTTTGTCTTGTGTGAATCCTAACCATGAATACATCTCATTAAACAATTTGCCTGTAAAATCTGTAGTTAACCCTATTTTATAATAAATTCCTAAATCGTCTACTATTTTTACAAAAACCCTTTTTAGTTGACTTTCTCCATTTACTGGTTTGTTTATATTTTCAGTTGTGAGTGTGTTTTGCAAAGTTCTTACAATTAAGTCTTTTTTAGCTTTAGGTAGATTTTTCTCTTCTAAAAAAGAATTTATCTTTCTAAGTATAATATCTCCATCTGTATTGCCTATTTCTATTGATGACTTTAAATCTTCTTTTTCAAGTGGTGTAACTTTTCCTGGAACACCTAGTGTAGCCATAATAGATGCTGCAACAAGATATACCCTATCGTTTTCACTAAGTCCTTTTTCTTCTTTATAGATATCATTATTCAACTTAACTAAACTTGCATTAATTTCTTTCTCTTTTTGTTCTCTAATTCTGTCTAGTTCTTCTTGAGATAATGATAGCTCTTTTAGTTTACTTGTAAAATTATCAAAGTTCTCTTTTTTTAAAAAAGATAAGTCTGTGTATTCACCGACTTCTTGTCCAATACCTAAGTTTTCTTTAGATACATGATATACACCTATTGAATGATGTAATTTCCCCACACCATCTTTATAGCCAGTTATACCGATAGCTATAACTTCTGTATAGCTCGTATAGTGCAATATAGCATTTGCATAATGTATTGCACCATTTACTGCATAGGAATTTATATTCTTATAGTTTGGTTCATTTTTTGCATTTGTGTTTTCAACTTGATTGTTAGAGTCAAGTTTCACTAACTTATCTTTATATCCTTTATATTCAATTAGAACTGGATAATAGTTAAGATTGCTATCTTGAATTAATAGTTTGACATCTGGGCGGTTTCCACCACTTCCACCACTCTTTGATTCATATTCGCTTAAAGCCTTATCTATTTCACTATTTAAGCTTTCCTGTTCTAACTTATAATCTAATTTATAATCTTTTAGCCAACCATTCACCAAATCAGCAATATTTGGTTCAACAGACTGTATCTTTGCCATATCTATATCTCCTTATCCATTCCATATTTATAGTCAAAACTAATCACATCATTTGGTGTGCAATCTAAAGCTTTACATATCTTTTCTAAGTTTTTCATTGAAATATATTCATTTTTTCCCATATTTGCTAATAGATTAGAAGAAATACCCACATATCCTTGAAAATCTGTTTTTTTCATATCTCTTTTAGCAAGTTCTATCCATAATGGTCTATAAGAAACTCCCATACTATCCCTCCTATGTTTGATACTTCATTATATCATGAACCTTGCTAATTCGAAACATTTTCTTTTGCATTCCAAATTTAATTCAATTTTCTTACTTGATTTCCTTCTCTGTTTTAGTATTAATTGATACACACCTTGGGATTTTTGCCAAATCTTCTAACAAAAGCACCAACCTATTGTGAAAATAAGTCAGTGCTATGGACAATACTATTTTCTAAAGCATTAAAATTGCTTTGGTACAGTTTGCTGGATATCTTCTGTTCTTCGCAACATCTTATACAGGAAATAGCCCATAGGAACAATCATAATTACTACGACAATGTTAATTATCATTTCTCCAATACCTTCTGGTATCATGCCTGATATGGCAGACATTAAGTTAATAGCCATGTGACACAGAATGGGATATAGAATATTACGTGTCTTTTCATATATAATAGCTGCAACTAATCCAAACACAAAAGTGTAAACTGATTGGACAAAAATCATATGGCACAAACCAAACAGTAAAGCGGAAACAATTATTGGAAACCAGCCTTTTTTTATTTTTTCCAAAGAACGAAATATTACTCCACGAAAAGCCAGTTCCTCCAAAGTAGGACCCAAAATTACGAAAAGTAAAATGATGATTGCTGGATTTAAGCCCCTCATTGCATATTCAGCTTTTGCTAAAATACTCATACTTTCTGAAAATGAAGGAATCTTTTCTGCAAATGTCAGCCACAAGAAAGAGATGCCTGCTACGCCTAATCCCATAACAATCGATTGTCCAACATATTTCGGTATCAGTCCAATACTGTTTTCCTGTTTTTCTTTCCCAAATACCATCTGGTAAATACCAAAGTATATACCAAGCATTATAGTATTTACAACAATTTCTATCCAAATATCTTGCTGCATTAAGATCTGTGGTGAAATTTTAAGCACATCCATTAGCAAAGCATAGGTTCCCATTAGTAGTAGGTTTTCAAGAAATAAACTGCTAATCACCATTAGAATAATTAAAAGAATATATCCAATTATCTTTCCTGTTTTAGCATTTGTTTTCATACTATGCCTCCTTACTGCTTGTCATTTTCAATGATTTTATCAATACGATTGTTCAAATCATCAATTTGTTTTTGATTGTCAATAGAACCAACAATTGGTTCCCCGATAATATTGCCTTCTCTGTCAATCAAAAGTGTAGTTGGAAAAGCAAAGATATTGTTCAAATAATTGTCAATTTCTTCGCCATGTTCCATAATCAAATTAGGGTAGGTAATATTATTATCTTTTAGGATTTTTTCTGCCTGTGAATAAATGGTTTTATCCATACTTACATCATCTATACACACACCAACTAAAGCGACACCTTTTTCTTTAAGTTCTTTGCTTAATGTCTCAAGCTGTGGCATTTCACTTACGCAAGCCTGACATCCTGTAAACCATAGATTTAATACCGTAACAGGATTGTCCTTGAACATATCCTGTGTAAACTGATTACCTTGAAAATCTGTTGCATTAAAATTGGGAAATATACTTGTATTTGATGATTGGTTTTTAACGTTATCCTTTTGACTTCCACATGCTGTTAGTGATCCAATAATCATGATTGCCATTATAATAATCAAGAGTTTTTTTAATATGTTTTTCATTTTATTCACCTTTCCTTTCATTGATATGTTTTTTATGCTTGTTCTTTTTGTTTAGTTTTAAATTTGTCGCCATGAGATAAAGATGTAAAAATCGCACCAGTTGGACACGATTTTATACATTCTCCACAGCGAATACACTCTAATGAATCTTTACATTTTGTAATATCTACATCCATTTTACAGACTCTACTACACTTACCGCATGAGATGCAGGAATTTTTATCAACATGATATTTGTAAAAAGATATCTTGTTAAAAAGAGAGTAAAATGCACCTAGAGGACAAATCCATTTACAAAACGGGCGATAGAAAATAATGGACAGCCCAGAAATAGAAATCAATATAAAAGACTTCCATGTAAACAACTTTCCTAAGGTGTTTCGAATTGTAGGATTGGTAAGTGCCAAAGGAATACCACCCTCCAATATGCCCTGTGGACAAATATACTTACAAAAATAAGGAGGTGCTATTCCTGAATTATCAACTAAAAATACTCCCATAAGCCATACGACCACAATCAATATGACATACTTCAAATACCGAAGAACTTTTAGTTTTTTGGTACTAAACTTTTTAGTAGGAATCTTATAGAGCAAATCCTGAAACCACCCGAACGGACAGAAGAACCCACAAATCAATCTGCCGACCAAGACCCCAAACAGGATCAAAATTCCCGTAATATAATAGGCGAAGTTAAATTTTGAGGAACCTACTACTGCCTGAAAAGAACCAATAGGGCATGAACCGGTAGCTCCTGGACAGGAATAACAGTTTAGTCCTGGCACACACATTTTTTTACCACTGCCCGTATAAATCTTCCCGCTCATAAAATTAGGAAGATGTATATTGGTAAATAATGTTGCAAAAGCCTGAACCCAGCTACGCCTTGCTCTCAGATGAGAGAATATATTCTTTTCTTTAATTATTTTAAATGGCTTACCCAATTCCGACACACTCCAAACAAATACGTATAGCCTTGGAGAATACTGTGCTCACTTCGCCCCTATAAGCCCCATATACAATAAAACTAAAAGCCAGTATAAGAACTCCAAATCTTATTTCTTTTTTCTTTTTTTCATCCATGCTATCACCTCATATGCTTAGTTTAACAAACAGGGTATAAAGTTTGTGTTAAGAAAGATTTTTCTATAAAAAAACTTGCCAATAAAGGCAAGCTATCTTGAAATTCGATTTTTAT is a window of Anaerosalibacter sp. Marseille-P3206 DNA encoding:
- a CDS encoding TlpA family protein disulfide reductase; amino-acid sequence: MKNILKKLLIIIMAIMIIGSLTACGSQKDNVKNQSSNTSIFPNFNATDFQGNQFTQDMFKDNPVTVLNLWFTGCQACVSEMPQLETLSKELKEKGVALVGVCIDDVSMDKTIYSQAEKILKDNNITYPNLIMEHGEEIDNYLNNIFAFPTTLLIDREGNIIGEPIVGSIDNQKQIDDLNNRIDKIIENDKQ
- a CDS encoding CPBP family intramembrane glutamic endopeptidase → MKTNAKTGKIIGYILLIILMVISSLFLENLLLMGTYALLMDVLKISPQILMQQDIWIEIVVNTIMLGIYFGIYQMVFGKEKQENSIGLIPKYVGQSIVMGLGVAGISFLWLTFAEKIPSFSESMSILAKAEYAMRGLNPAIIILLFVILGPTLEELAFRGVIFRSLEKIKKGWFPIIVSALLFGLCHMIFVQSVYTFVFGLVAAIIYEKTRNILYPILCHMAINLMSAISGMIPEGIGEMIINIVVVIMIVPMGYFLYKMLRRTEDIQQTVPKQF
- a CDS encoding SAM-dependent DNA methyltransferase; protein product: MLAILNMIMMGDGSSNILNKNSLTDFDGMYSFNQKNEKFPATSFILNPPYSAEGNGMIFVEKALSMMDKGYGAIIIQNSAGSGKAIEYNKRILEHSTLLASIKMPVDLFIGKSSVQTNIYVFRVGEPHHKDQIVKFIDFSNDGYTRTNRKKASNNLVDTDRAKERYQEVVDLVRFGKSKLNIFTEKEYYEGTIDPKNGADWNQSAPIDIKPRLEDFKKTVADYLAWEVSNLIQNSSKENDNLGK
- a CDS encoding type II toxin-antitoxin system YafQ family toxin, with translation MKYEIKFTTQFKKDLKLAKKQNKELYKLFEVIGLLAQGKNLEAKYRDHDLSGNYKGTRECHIEPNWLLVYEYRNDVLVLMLYRLGSHSELFKK
- a CDS encoding 4Fe-4S binding protein; protein product: MGKPFKIIKEKNIFSHLRARRSWVQAFATLFTNIHLPNFMSGKIYTGSGKKMCVPGLNCYSCPGATGSCPIGSFQAVVGSSKFNFAYYITGILILFGVLVGRLICGFFCPFGWFQDLLYKIPTKKFSTKKLKVLRYLKYVILIVVVWLMGVFLVDNSGIAPPYFCKYICPQGILEGGIPLALTNPTIRNTLGKLFTWKSFILISISGLSIIFYRPFCKWICPLGAFYSLFNKISFYKYHVDKNSCISCGKCSRVCKMDVDITKCKDSLECIRCGECIKSCPTGAIFTSLSHGDKFKTKQKEQA
- a CDS encoding restriction endonuclease subunit S; translated protein: MDALLNEKLEHVQWGEYTYNQLFRILPTSVKLTKTDLDGIGDTAVYSSISDNNGIMGYTTLKPSYIVEEKNPIYIIFGDHTRTFNISKTNFSVMDNVKVLKPLQEYNLNHLLFIISAWAKCIPNKGYSRHWSIAKKVKFKLPTKNGKIDFEFMESFVAELEAQRVAELEAYLTVTGLKDYKLTGEEEKAIEQFEKLDWKEYAVEELFEVNSYKKRFDANKVEIYESGHPYIVRTAFNNGVKGYLQEDNKYLNEGNTISFGQDTATVFYQKKPYFTGDKIKILNSKIKSFNENKALFLISCMRKSFSSFSWGRNSFNEKAIKSQKIKAPVNNYGKIDEVFMEEIIMATKKLVIKDVVEWADKKIEATKVVVNR
- a CDS encoding type II toxin-antitoxin system RelB/DinJ family antitoxin, which produces MTTTNLNIRTDKEIKDQAERIFSELGLNMTTAINIFLRTTIRENGIPFALKLDTPNSLTIRAIEEGRKIAYDDTVKGYSNIDDLKKALEV
- a CDS encoding CD1871A family CXXC motif-containing protein — encoded protein: MDEKKKKEIRFGVLILAFSFIVYGAYRGEVSTVFSKAIRICLECVGIG
- a CDS encoding helix-turn-helix domain-containing protein, whose translation is MGVSYRPLWIELAKRDMKKTDFQGYVGISSNLLANMGKNEYISMKNLEKICKALDCTPNDVISFDYKYGMDKEI
- a CDS encoding VRR-NUC domain-containing protein translates to MAKIQSVEPNIADLVNGWLKDYKLDYKLEQESLNSEIDKALSEYESKSGGSGGNRPDVKLLIQDSNLNYYPVLIEYKGYKDKLVKLDSNNQVENTNAKNEPNYKNINSYAVNGAIHYANAILHYTSYTEVIAIGITGYKDGVGKLHHSIGVYHVSKENLGIGQEVGEYTDLSFLKKENFDNFTSKLKELSLSQEELDRIREQKEKEINASLVKLNNDIYKEEKGLSENDRVYLVAASIMATLGVPGKVTPLEKEDLKSSIEIGNTDGDIILRKINSFLEEKNLPKAKKDLIVRTLQNTLTTENINKPVNGESQLKRVFVKIVDDLGIYYKIGLTTDFTGKLFNEMYSWLGFTQDKLNDVVKCLYVSNFKYDYDGRWVF